The Osmerus eperlanus chromosome 9, fOsmEpe2.1, whole genome shotgun sequence genomic sequence CTTTAAGTTTCTGAAGGACTCTTCAGTTTCTTCTCTCGTTCATGAATAATTGATCAAAGTATTTTCGGACCGATTTTGTGATGCATTCTCTTTGCAGATAATTAGAAGACAAGTTGAAGATATGTGGACACGTGGATTATACACGTTTATATAAGGTTGTTTTGGACACTTTACTCTCCCCTctagaagcctaaaacagataAACCcatgacagagacacacagcaacaTCATATACAGAGTGTACTCGCTCACTAAACATTGGCACGAACACGTTACACAGTCCTCATTCAGTGTCACACTGGAACCCCTTGAGGGCGCCATCGACTCAGGAATATTTGATCTAAATAGCTTAGTGCCGTAGCATCATTAGGTCGTGTGTTTTCAGAGTGGaatacaacacaacaccaccagGTCAGCTGCCTGCGCTCCATGACAGACACCTTCAACGGTAACTACACTGTACTGAGGTTTTAACACCAAATGATCCAGATTTACCAAAAAACTATTCTAACTCGGCGTCCCaaatccccctcttcccctgacagacgcctctcaccccccctctgcctccctgcctgccccccagGCCCTCATGCCACATGTTCCAGCCAGACCCCTCAGTCTCCGCTAATGAACCGGAGCGGTCGGCTCCACCCTCCTTGTTCCAGTCCAGCATCCAGGGGAAGCTTTCCCCCGTGGGCCTTGTGTGCTCcgtctgcctccctgtctctgctgtcCAGTCCTGGGTCGAGTGCAGCCTGCCGCCAGCCAGACCTCCACAGATCAGATCCTTGTCCCTGGCTGGGTGTTGAGGGCCTGGCTGGGGATGTTGAGGGCCTGGCTGGGGATGTTGAGGGCCTGGCTGGGGATGTTGAGGGCCTGGCTGGGGATGTTGAGGGCCAGGCTGGGAGTGCTGTCTGTCCTGCtccaggggagggggtgtcGGTTGGAGTTCCCTCGGGTCgatgctctctcccctggcctcgTCCCAGAAGATATCCCTCTCTGTGGGTCTGCTCACGACACGCAGCCTCTGCATCCCCTCCCCGTCATCTGCCACGACCACCGCAAGACACACCGGCATTCCAGTAATTACACAGTATGGATTAGTGGAAACCTGTTTGGGCCACCTGGATGTAAAGGAGGTGGTTTGTGTATCTCACCGTTATCTGTGTAGACGACCCTGCCCCGCGCTCTCTGCTCGCGGGCGCGCCTCTGGTGGGCTCGTCGTCGTAGTTGTGTCTGCCGACTGAGAGCCGTCTGGGCCTCCAGGAAATCTCcctacacacccagacacccatCAGCTCCAACACTGTTTCAAAAATCTCCAAACTCATAAATTATATTACACGTATATTATATTATGACACCATTGTGTCATGCATTATAAGCATTTTCAGCAAATGATGTTTTATACTTTTATAAGCATGACGTGTTTCAGGTGTCAGGTGTGTAGGTGGTGGTGTGAGTGTTTCCAGCTGCAGGTATTCGCTGTCTCCTACCCCGAGCGGAGGGAGTCATGGCAGTagcccacccccccctttcTACTCCATCAGCATTTTAATCAGGCCCACTGAGAAAAGCCCTGCATCACAGCTCaccagctgtctgtctctctctctctttccctcttctctgtctgtttgtctctctctcgctccctcttctctctctccctcttctctgtctctgtctctctctgtctctcgccatTTTCCTcgtattttttctttttctctccctcttctctgtctgtctctctctctttccctcttctttgtctgtctctctctctttctcagtctcccTGTTCTTCTCCTCCACAGACGTGAAACCAAAACCCTAATTCGATTATTGATGATCGGCATGGCCTGAATGATCAAACCTTTTCCTCCCTGAATGCAAGTCCACCTGGCCAAACCAGTTGGGGTTCTCAGTTGACAGAGTACCGTGCCAGGATGTTCATCTGGTGTGTCCCTACCTGTGTCACCCTGCCGAGGCCACCTTGTCCCTCCAGACTGGGGGTAGAACAGGGGAGGACACCCCCACCTCTGTGGTCCCTGTCCTGAGACAAGAAACATGTCCTCTCATCGTACCCTCATGTGACACAAACAGACGACAGGTGACAGAAACTCAGTGACGTGTGTTTTGTTACCCAGGCCTTCTGATTGGCAGCAGCCGTGAGCCCAATGTGAGGGGCCATTGGTTGCAAAGCCTGAGGGGAGATGATGATTGGATGGGTGTGGGCGAATCGCAGACACAGATAATGAGACAGCACTCCTTCTCCAGAGTCCCAACTACCACTAACTTCAAAAAACGTGAGATCATTTTGCTGTGCTGACCTGCTGTCTTCGCGGAGGATGAGAATGAATGATGCTTGAAAGGTTGTTTTGACTCTGAGGGAGGTTGCTTTCGAATGATGACtctggcatacacacacatttaatacaCACAAGACATTTAACTGATTTGAAAAATCTAAAGCTCTACCTCCGGGGTAGTGTGAGGTGAATGAAACACGTTCCACATATAAATCATAAGCTGCCATGATGACTAAAAAACACATCAGGATTCAAATAATTATGACGTGTGGATCAATGAAAACGTTCAGGTTGACTGTATGCATACGAGGTGGTTTGTGCAATAGCTTTAGAGATGTTCTGACCTGTAGAGAGCGACATAAGATGTTTGATCTCGTCCGGTCTGAGAGGAGGCAGGTGGGGCGTCCTGAATCCCAGAGCTCCTTGCTGCTGctctggggaggagggcagggcagggaggctggCCTGCAGCTCCTGCAGACCCTGGCTGTGGCAGGGGGCTACCTGACAGAGCCTGGAGCCTGTGGAGCCCATGCTGCTACAGCTGAGCCCTGAGGAAGAGTCAGCAGGGAGAGGACCGGCCTTCTCTCGtttcaaagattaaaaaaaaatgttttatccgGATGTGAAATCTCGCAATCAGTCGACTGAGCTTTTTATCacctttctctgttctctcagTCGCAGTCCCGGCGCCACTTGTTCCGGCTGTTTGAGAGTCTTTCTTCGAAGGTGAAACTTCCTGTCCCTTGGCCTGCTGTGAGTGACGTCAAGAGTTACAGAGTAACCACCAGCCCCTCGTCCTGCCCGGCTTTGCCCGTTTGCTCCTTCACGGGTCAATCGTGTCCCAGTCCACTTCCTGTCCCGCCCAGCGAGGACCCTGTATCTCTTTCCAGGATCTGCCTGACGCATCTGCACTAACACGGTAAACTGTTTGGCTCGTGGTTGAAACAGGGTTCCGTCCCTGTCAACAGACTTCACTTCCTCATTATAATGAGACTGGTTTCTATGGTAACTCTCCCCACAGGTTACTTTGTAACTACGTAAAGTTAATGCTTGAAAGACcctgtcctctttctctctgtgactGATGTTTTGAGGGCCTTCTTAGCGTGTGGAATAAGTGACAGATCTCCAGACAGGGCACACCAGGACTGTGCTCATTTTAGGAGGAGAGATTTCCTGTCTCACCGTGTAAATCTACTACTGCTGTTTGAACCATGAAGTACCCAAGCAGGTGCCATAACAGTCAGGCAACGATGGGTTGAACCCCatgtcaacaccccccccccctcccatcctcccatctTTTCTCGCTCATTTGGTTTAATAGGCCAGCCACAACAATGTGTCTATCTGAATCTGTAACTTCAGCAAGTGCTTCATTAGGAGCCCTGTCTCAGTGACAGCACAGTGCTTCTCACGGAACAGGATTCTGAAGCTCCGGGGACTGagctctgtgtgagagagaggaaagagagtgggaggggaagagagaaagagggatagagggagagggggagagaaagaggggggggagagagagaggggagagaaagagggggagagagagaggggagagaaagagggggagagagagaggggagagaaagagggggagagagagaggggagagaaagaaggggagagagagaggggagagaaagaaggggagagaaagagggggagagagagggggacagatagggggagaaagagaaggggaaagagggggagagatgagagagatatagagggggggaaaggataAGAGAGATATATattgagagggaggaagaaagaaagggtgagagtgagaaagggagagagtgatagacagagaaagggagagagtgatagagagagaaaaggagtgatagagagagaaagggagagagtgatagagaaagggagagagtgatggacaGAAAAAGGGATTGAGTAAGAGGAAAGAGGTAGAAGGGGTTGTGAGGGAGAGGCGTAAAGAGACCCAGAGGCACAAGCCTCGCATCTCTTCCAACATAAACTTCCCAACAAGACTATTCTGATGTAGAACCCACcccgttttttttatttgttcatATTGTGTCACACTGCCAGCTTGTTGCTGTGGTTCCCTTAGGGCTGGTGCCTGCTCCTCTGACAGCCAGGTCTCTACCTTCACCTGAGGACAAACAGGGGCAGGCAGGGATGTTCACCAAACACCCACAGATAGACGTGTGTTTGCGGAAGGAAGAGAGGCAACATGAGTGACACAACACAGTAATGGCTGTCATCCCTGCTGAATTAATTAAATCCACTCATTGTACTGTATTAGTAAGACAGGACGATTCACTCTCTCAAAGCTTCCCAGAGATGTCTGGAAGGTAGAGTACCCAGAGAAGATCTTAGAGGAAGGATCTACCTGCATCTAAAGTCTTAAGAGTCTACCTGTCTTTGAGAAAGGATCTAACCTGTATCTAAAGTCACACAGGGGCACATACACTGCTCTCTGATGAAACAGTCTCCAGTTTATGAGCAGGATTCCCAAACAGCATgttaaatgtgtctgtgtgttcccagGGCCCATGCAGAGGTAATGAAAGAGGATCTAAACACACTGGCTGTATGGTGAGAGTTGTCCAGAGGTTCTACCACAATGTCGAATGCCATGGTATGTACACAACCAATGCATACAAACGATAGATATGTAAACCATGTGGGCAGCACCAAACCAGTCCAATAACATCATATTATGAACCTCTTCCTGTAGTAATAATGCAGCTCCAGAACAACTTTGGGTCTTTAGTTTCCTTTtattagaaaagaaaaaaaagcctgTACTGTACATTAAGCATAGTATATTTCCCATTCTTGTATATAATACTGTTTAAGAAGTAAAATGTAAATACTCATCTTATTGATATACCTCTGAATAAATTTAATAAATACAGATAAGATTGAGCCAAAACTGGCCCTGTCAATATTAATATTCACAGAATACAGTCCATGGAGGAGGCCATAGGAGTCTGTGTGGACTGGGGACGTGCGAGGGAGAGGACTGTGAGGGAGAGGACTGTGAGGGAGAGGACtgtgagggagaggactgggcgggcgagggagaggactgtgagggagaggactgggcgggcgagggagaggactgggagggagaggactgagcgggcgagggagggagaggactgcgagggagaggagtgggcgggcgagggagaggactgggagggagaggactgggcgggcgagggagaggactgcGAGGGAGAGGACTGCGAGGGAGAGGACTGCAAGGGAGAGGACTGGGCGggcgaggaagggagaggactgCGAGGGAGAGGACTGCGAGGGCGAGGACTGCGAGGGCGAGGACTGCGAGGGCGAGGACTGGGCgggcgagggagaggactgcgagggcgagggagaggactgcGAGGGCTAGGGAGAGAACTGCGAGGGCTAGGACTGCGAGGGCGAGGACTGGGGATGTGCGAGGGAGAGGACTgcgagggcgagggagggagaggactggggacgtgcgagggagaggactgcgagggcgagggagggagaggactggggacgtgcgagggagaggactgcgagggcgagggagggagaggactggggaCGTGCGAGGGAGAGAACTGCGAGGGCGAGGACTGCGAGGGcgaggagggcgagggagaggactggggaCGTGCGAGGGAGAGGACTGCGAGGGCGAGGGAAAGAGATCAAGGAAGTTTTCAACTTCCTCATCAGCAGAATCTGTAAAAGTCGTGTCTTCCATCCCTGACCAGAGGAGCGGTGCTGGAGACATGACTCATCACATCTTAACCCCAAGAAAAGTCTCACCACTCCAGATGCTTCTTCGGTCGTTTGGCCACGCCTGCCAGGTGGGCGCTGGAGAAACGTGCGGGGTGGGGGTACGGGGGCCGGcgtggtgggggggcagggtcatGCCAGAGGGATGGAGACTGCGCCGTTGGCACGGCTACGGCTGCGCGTGTGGACGCTGGATTCTGTGAGCTCCTCGCCGTTGTCCTCAGACTTCTTGTCGGCGACGGCGGCGAGGAAACGCAGCGTGACCGAGTCCCACTCCTCAggaagcagcaggaggaggaagcccAGGCAGATGATGCAGGTGGCAGCCAGACGCACCACGCTGAACACCTCCTGTTTTAGCACGTCGatggctggggaggagaggggaggggaggagaggagagggggagtgaggaggaggggtgaggaggagaggaggggaggggaggaggagagcaggggaggggaggaggaggggggaggaggagaagaggggggaggaggggaggaggagaggagaggagaggaggggaggggaggaggagggggatgaggagaagaggggggaggaggaggagaggaggggaggggaggaaaagggaggaggggaggtgaggaggaggaggggaggaggggtgaggaggagaggaggggaggggaggaggagaggaggggaggagaagggaggaggggagggggggaggaggggaggggagaggggaggagagcgggggaatggaggggaggaggggaggaggggaggagaggagaggagaggggaggggaggatagacgagattgagagaggggggggaaaaatGTGTTCTGATTAATTACATAAAGTAAACCAACCACAGGACACCCAGACTGTGGTGGGGTCATCTTAGCTTAACACTGCGGCTTACAATCAGCACAAGTGGTTATGTcctttctctcccaccctctctctctccctcccactctctctctctctccctcccactctctctctctctccctcccactctctctctctctcccaccctctctctctccctcccactctctctctccctcccactctctctctctcccaccctctctctctccctcccactctctctctctctccctcccactctctctctctctccctcccttcctgtctctgtggtCTTGAGCACTGCGCCAGCTTGGCGTAACCCACTGACCTTCATACAGGCTACCGTGGTTAAGGAAAACAACTCGTCTGCAGGCGTTTAGTGTCGCCTTAGCAACCTGATCCTCCCTCAGTGAGAGATAGTTGCAGAGTCTGTGGAGGCATCCTGATGATTGGGTTTCTGAAGTGAGGATAGAGATGGACTTGCTGTGTAATCTGTTTGCTGCGAGGGCCTTTAGAAGTGCTGACCTCTGGATGCCACACCACACAGCGCTACACACACCCAACGGATATTTACTCTCATCTTGGAAATTCAAGCGATTTTGTTTCATTTCGATTTGTTAAACCGGGGGTCCTCGAACTGTTCAGAGCGAGTACCGCCTCTGATCCGACCGAACCACCCAAGTACCACCAACAACGTAATCATGCGGGCTGCAGGTTAGTcacaaaaacattacatttcTTATTATCAAAAATTATTATCAAAACAGTATTTGTGATTTAAGTAGTCATTTGTATTATTTTCTAATTGTTcggcacacaaaaaaaaaaccttgattGAACGCCTTGGAACTCTGGAATGTTGCTGTTTGCGTTTCCTGTGGCCTACCTGCGTTGCCAGGGACGCTGAGCAGCGTTCCTATGGAGATGAGGATGGGATAGGTGAGTACCACACCTACATTCACCAGGATGTTAAACACTGAAAGAGACAGAAGGGTTgacacatcagtgtgtgtgtggggggtgtgtctgtgtacatgcgtgtctgtgtgtgtgtgtgtgtcagtgagagcacccacccacccagccacagCCCAGCCAGCCCACACAGGTACCcccagggcagggaggagagcgagCCCCAGTGCTCCACCCTGGTGAagtagaggatgagaggaacgCAGGAGATGAAGATGAGGTTGAAGACCCCCATGGTGGACAGGAAGTGGGCCACCTCTCCCAGGTTGGCACTGCCCAGGAACATCTTAAACAGCACCTTGAAAACAACAACCACAAAGGTGTCAAACTGCCATGAAACACCATTCCAAAAAAAGTGCTGAAAGAGTGAGAagattatatttatattatgattatttatatttgttttgCTAACTTGCCTTGTAGAGAGCCGATGTGGAGGCGGAGCCCACAGCCAAGGCCACTCCCACAATGGAATCGCCGTGGAAACCGTCGGCGTACGCCATCATCACGATGCCTGTGATGGCCATGATGGCTGCCACAATCTACAGGCACAGAGGATAAAGTCCTCATCATCACCtttatcatcatcaccaccatcatctccaccatcatcatcaccatcatcatcaccatcatcaccatcaccatcatcaccaccatcatcaccgtcatcaccatcatcatcaccaccatcatcaccatcatcaccatcaccatcatcaccaccatcatcaccgtcATCAccgtcatcaccatcatcatcaccaccatcatcatcaccatcatcaccatcatcatcaccatcaccatcatcatcaccatcatcatcaccaccatcaccatcatcatcaccgtcatcaccatcatcatcatcaccatcatcaccatcatcaccatcaccatcatcatcaccatcatcatcatcaccatcatcaccatcatcaccatcaagaCAAAACACCCATCTCGATAACGTGAACCTACGAAGAAAAGGCCTTTACGGAGAtgagtattatgggatggccAGGCGGTACTCACCCGTACACCCATAAAGCGGTCCTTTAGCACGATCCAGGACAGCAGGAAGACGAAGGCCTTGTGGCAGCAGTACAGCGTGGACACGTCCGTGGCTGTCAGCTTCCTCAGAGCCATCAGGTACAGGTAGTTAGTCAGCGTCCACAAGATGGAAAACGGGGCCGTCCTCTTGAGGAACAGCTTCATGGTCATCCCATCCTCTCCGAATAACCGACTGCACTCCCTGGGTGGAGCagaaggggtgtggggagggaacTGTCTTACTACGGTCCTGCCCGAGGCATTGTTTCTGTCCAAGAGGTGGTAAATACTTCGAGGAGTTAAATACTGCCCTCTAACAAAATGACATGTATATTACTACCCTGAGCATATCTCCTCATTCACATGCCTGAATGGAGATGGAAATTAAGATCCACTTGAGTTCCTGGAACAGATCAAACCTttccaacaacaaacaaacagcttGGAACAAATCTGCTTTCTGCCAGAGTGCTCATTAAAACTCCTGGacatataaataaaaaaacgaaTTCCTAAACCCAGATTAGACCGCCACTCCAAGACTTATCCTAGGCCCTTAGTAATGAAGACTCTCATTTTCTCAGAAGCTAATTAGAACGTAGAGTTCATGGAGAATTTTATTGGACGTCATTCGACTGAGAGATTTACTCGAGGAAGATGGCGTTGGGGAGTCAAAGAAACGGCCTCACTGTCATAGCCTCACACTTCTAGCATCAACCCTGACCAAAGAAGCACACAGCAAATTTAAATTTACTCATTGAGTAAACACTCAATGAGTAAAACGAACactccaggggggtattccagaaagcaggttatgtgacatacccgggtaagttaactccccagctgacacccagcgttgtagcaacattgccagtaggttgctgcaacattatgaatcagctggtgggttaacttacccgggtatgtcacataacctgctttctggaatacatttacatttagtcatttagcatacgctcttatccagagcgacttacagtaagtacagggacattcccccgaggcaagtagggtgaagtgccttgcccaaggacacaacgtcatttggcacggccggaaatcgaactggcaaccttcagattaccagcccgattccctaaccgctcagccacctgactcccactccaGTCCAGCGCAACACCCCCCTGGTGTTGCGCTGGACTGAAGTGACGTGTCTTCATCATGTTTATCACGTCTGTATATGTTTATCTGTGAACTCACCTGAACTTCTGGATGGGTGTCTGCTTGTCCCTGGTGGTGGCTACGTGTCCGGAGTAGTAGAGCGGGAAGAAGAgaatgttccagttgctgctgaACCAGGAGATGAAGAACGGGCAGGAGAAGGACTGGAAGGTGAGTTTGACCACCTGCGTGGTGCCCACCCAGGACGAGGACACGCACAGCACCAGCAGGAGCCCCCCCAGAACCTTGAGGAGCGTGTTGGCACACGTCTGGTAGGACGTCTCCTCTCCGCTCGCCTCGCTGACCGGCGTCTCTGCTTGGGACTCTgaaccctcctctcctgggagggagacaaggtAGGACAGCTGTCTGTtcaggtgacctttgacctctgtgtGGCAGGTCGCGTCGCTCGCAGTCGCGTCGCTCGCCTGTGTCTCTTCCTCCTGGTCTTGGGGTTCGAACTCTGGTCCTCTGACTTGCAACGCGACCATCACCTTTATAAACACCGCTTTAAGCAGCTATGTCACCAGAAAACTAGCTTTTGGATGGCGTGGGTGGGCGGCGTTTACACTGAGTGAGTTTAAGAaattcagggttagggttaccctaaccctaggctaaccctaaccctaggctAACCCTATAATTGCACCTACATCCCTGGAGCTAAGGCTATAACGCTATCCTAACCCCCGTACTGAGgatcaggaggagagcaggtatCGATCACCTGTCCTTAGCGAGCAGTCCTCCAGTTTGAATTACCTGCTGTGGAGGCACTCCAGTGGGCTTCTGTTGGAAATGTGTCGGCTTAGCATGGAGCCGGTCATGTCGTAAATAGCATCATAGGGTCATGATGCGGCATGGCGTTCGGGGGCACATATATTCAGGCATGCACAGACACCCGACACCCTGAAGATTATGTCGTTTTaattgtgtgtgtcagctcaAATCACATGACAAAGACGTGACAACCTTGTCGCTATAACACGGTTACGGGTTGCAGATAAACACCCACAGCTAGGATAATAAGATCTGAGGGAATTAGAGAAGAATTATAGCTAAACctatggtaaaaaaaagaaaagagatccGCTTTGTTGAGATCCTCAGGATGAATCTCggacatacagtatacacatacagacatacagtatacacatacagacatacagtatacacatacagacatacagtatacacatacagacatacagtatacacatacagacatacagtatacacatacagacatacagtacccacactctctctgcttcctgcagacacacacagtcagaacgctggtgtctgtgtgtgttgtgtgtgcctttgtgtgttgtgtgtgtttgttgtgtgtgtgttgtacgctGGTGTTTCTGCTGCAGGGGAGGTTGAGCAGACTTGGTTTAGGTTTTGCCTGTAAGGAGGAGAATAGATGACTGGAGCGTTCGTCCTTGGTTTCAGTACTGGTGCGGTGTGTTCGGGGAgccagggagaacacacacacacacaggcatacatgcacacacaacacacaacccaCAGGCTCTGCTCTAGAATGAATGGGATAAGGGGGCATTTTAGCTATTATAGCTTCTTCGGGAGACTCTCTTAGCTAAAATAATTGGGGGGTACAGCATCCTGTTTGGGGGGGCATTGCCCGTGGATCACACCCTGGCAGCCCAGGTCTGGGAAATAGAACTGTCAGGATTTATATAGAACGACATTCTTTGCAGACGTCCTTTAGCCTTCAAAGCACAATGTTGAATTGCCTTAATGAATTGTGGAATGGAATGGCTTTCTGGGCTATCAATAACATTACTTGCTATTAATGTGTattgaggagggtgtgtgtgcatgtgtatatgtgtgtgtgtctgtatgtgtgtgtgtctatgtgactAAGGTAATGCGAGGGTGTTTCCGGAGCCAAGATCCATTATATAGCTCTCCACAGTGCGATCAATTTACACCAGGGCAGGAATACAAGATGACATGTGCTGGATGATCGCAGCTCTCAGCTTGCTAACTCAGCACTCTGGGCTCAGTCATTTCTACCATGGCTGGAGACTTCACAGTCAAGCCCCAGCGCTGGTGGACTCCTCCTGGGTTACTTAGGTATATTCAGCACCTAAGAAAGGACTTTGCCAGGGCTCAATGAGATTTGAGTGCGATGTGTGTCTAACACATTCAACTGAAACAATTGCACACAC encodes the following:
- the slc35f4 gene encoding solute carrier family 35 member F4 isoform X3, translating into MKKHSARVAPLSSYSTQVLTCPISEGEEGSESQAETPVSEASGEETSYQTCANTLLKVLGGLLLVLCVSSSWVGTTQVVKLTFQSFSCPFFISWFSSNWNILFFPLYYSGHVATTRDKQTPIQKFRECSRLFGEDGMTMKLFLKRTAPFSILWTLTNYLYLMALRKLTATDVSTLYCCHKAFVFLLSWIVLKDRFMGVRIVAAIMAITGIVMMAYADGFHGDSIVGVALAVGSASTSALYKVLFKMFLGSANLGEVAHFLSTMGVFNLIFISCVPLILYFTRVEHWGSLSSLPWGYLCGLAGLWLVFNILVNVGVVLTYPILISIGTLLSVPGNAAIDVLKQEVFSVVRLAATCIICLGFLLLLLPEEWDSVTLRFLAAVADKKSEDNGEELTESSVHTRSRSRANGAVSIPLA
- the slc35f4 gene encoding solute carrier family 35 member F4 isoform X1; amino-acid sequence: MITTESAESGGDQISFQLEPLKTTHLPGKATTSDSQSLYADSTSTTKVTANGVYDIEDRILRITGYYGYYPGYSSHKREEGSESQAETPVSEASGEETSYQTCANTLLKVLGGLLLVLCVSSSWVGTTQVVKLTFQSFSCPFFISWFSSNWNILFFPLYYSGHVATTRDKQTPIQKFRECSRLFGEDGMTMKLFLKRTAPFSILWTLTNYLYLMALRKLTATDVSTLYCCHKAFVFLLSWIVLKDRFMGVRIVAAIMAITGIVMMAYADGFHGDSIVGVALAVGSASTSALYKVLFKMFLGSANLGEVAHFLSTMGVFNLIFISCVPLILYFTRVEHWGSLSSLPWGYLCGLAGLWLVFNILVNVGVVLTYPILISIGTLLSVPGNAAIDVLKQEVFSVVRLAATCIICLGFLLLLLPEEWDSVTLRFLAAVADKKSEDNGEELTESSVHTRSRSRANGAVSIPLA
- the slc35f4 gene encoding solute carrier family 35 member F4 isoform X2; this encodes MITTESAESGGDQISFQLEPLKTTHLPGKATTSDSQSLYADSTSTTKVTANGVYDIEDRILRITGYYGYYPGYSSHKREEGSESQAETPVSEASGEETSYQTCANTLLKVLGGLLLVLCVSSSWVGTTQVVKLTFQSFSCPFFISWFSSNWNILFFPLYYSGHVATTRDKQTPIQKFRECSRLFGEDGMTMKLFLKRTAPFSILWTLTNYLYLMALRKLTATDVSTLYCCHKAFVFLLSWIVLKDRFMGVRIVAAIMAITGIVMMAYADGFHGDSIVGVALAVGSASTSALYKVLFKMFLGSANLGEVAHFLSTMGVFNLIFISCVPLILYFTRVEHWGSLSSLPWGYLCGLAGLWLVFNILVNVGVVLTYPILISIGTLLSVPGNAGRPQETQTATFQSSKAFNQGFFFVCRTIRK